One stretch of Corallococcus exiguus DNA includes these proteins:
- a CDS encoding MXAN_6640 family putative metalloprotease — translation MTLGVPTLLLLLAGAGTPRGLPHEREAVQKLVAESGRPTSPGAPSPRYEPEDTVESVVSPGGRFRIHFTRQGTHAVPPADADGSGVPDFVELVGRTYERVATFYVDLGFRLPPDDTNPAGDDGGDGRFDVYLVDFARIGDGAFRQETCLEGVTRCTGFMLQENDFTGYNYPSDAEAVEILASHEFFHAVQAAYRPDLGGVASEGTAVWATERFEPALDDLEHFTRGYMLTPDSTLVLDPAGPGVTFIYGAGLFFQFVGERYGDGALVALLEESVRQPEARWPVLLDTCLRRDFASSFDAAFAQFATWNLGTGPRATPGFGYARGEGYAPVAKTAAELPTTIDRVRVAAAASRIFEVPGGASFVGASFEPEPGIDPATVHLVVAAVTDDAVLRVATVDGPDALRAQVAADDATRVMVAVVDGRMEGLGRYGRLCIAATGQSASCAPLESTDAGTDAGTPDAGADAGTADAGTVDAGRPVDPIDDPRTPSDDGGCQAAGGPLSGALVALLLGGGLRARRRSRAR, via the coding sequence ATGACCCTCGGGGTTCCCACGCTGCTCCTGCTGCTGGCCGGCGCGGGAACCCCGCGTGGCCTCCCGCACGAGCGGGAGGCCGTACAGAAGCTGGTCGCCGAGTCCGGGCGGCCCACCTCGCCTGGCGCGCCATCGCCGCGCTACGAGCCCGAGGACACGGTGGAGTCCGTCGTGTCTCCGGGCGGGCGCTTCCGCATCCACTTCACCCGCCAGGGCACCCACGCCGTGCCGCCAGCGGACGCGGATGGCAGCGGCGTGCCCGACTTCGTGGAGCTCGTCGGGCGCACCTACGAACGCGTGGCGACGTTCTACGTGGACCTGGGCTTCCGCCTGCCGCCCGACGACACGAATCCGGCCGGGGACGACGGCGGCGACGGCCGCTTCGACGTGTACCTGGTGGACTTCGCGAGGATTGGCGACGGCGCCTTCCGGCAGGAGACCTGCCTGGAGGGCGTCACGCGCTGCACCGGCTTCATGCTCCAGGAGAACGACTTCACGGGCTACAACTACCCGTCCGACGCAGAGGCCGTGGAGATCCTGGCCAGCCACGAGTTCTTCCACGCGGTGCAGGCCGCCTACCGGCCTGACCTGGGCGGCGTCGCCTCCGAGGGCACCGCCGTCTGGGCCACCGAGCGCTTCGAGCCCGCGCTCGACGACCTGGAGCACTTCACCCGCGGCTACATGCTGACTCCGGACAGCACGCTGGTGCTGGACCCCGCGGGGCCCGGCGTGACCTTCATCTACGGCGCGGGGCTCTTCTTCCAGTTCGTGGGCGAGCGCTACGGTGACGGCGCGCTCGTCGCGCTGCTGGAGGAGTCCGTGCGCCAGCCGGAGGCCCGCTGGCCGGTGCTGCTGGACACCTGTCTGCGCCGCGACTTCGCCTCCAGCTTCGACGCGGCCTTCGCCCAATTCGCCACCTGGAACCTGGGCACCGGCCCGCGCGCGACGCCGGGGTTCGGCTACGCGCGAGGGGAGGGCTATGCACCGGTGGCGAAGACGGCGGCGGAGCTCCCCACCACGATCGACCGCGTGCGCGTCGCGGCGGCGGCCTCGCGGATCTTCGAGGTCCCCGGCGGCGCTTCCTTCGTGGGCGCCTCGTTCGAGCCCGAGCCGGGCATCGACCCGGCCACGGTGCACCTGGTCGTCGCGGCCGTCACGGATGACGCCGTGCTGCGGGTGGCGACCGTGGACGGGCCGGACGCCCTGCGCGCCCAGGTGGCCGCGGATGACGCCACGCGCGTGATGGTGGCGGTCGTGGATGGCCGGATGGAAGGCCTGGGTCGCTATGGCCGCCTGTGCATCGCTGCCACTGGCCAGTCCGCGTCCTGCGCGCCCCTCGAGTCGACGGATGCCGGAACCGACGCTGGGACCCCCGATGCCGGCGCGGACGCGGGCACCGCCGATGCGGGGACCGTGGACGCGGGCAGGCCCGTGGATCCCATCGATGATCCGCGCACGCCCTCGGATGACGGTGGCTGCCAGGCCGCGGGTGGCCCCCTGTCCGGTGCGCTCGTCGCGCTGCTGCTCGGCGGGGGCCTGCGGGCCCGGCGGCGTTCACGGGCGCGTTAG
- a CDS encoding LysM peptidoglycan-binding domain-containing protein, with amino-acid sequence MTVSNIRVNSGDTLSGLAKRYNTTVDALAKANNIKDPNKILAGQTLKVQDGFDTKGTNKSSAGTKTSGDSFTQSTDGAKATTPAANTNSSSATNGELGGLSRKYEARGPGTVSTGKGDKGGVSYGSYQFASANGSAQSFVNSLKKTNPEFHKALSGSKPGTAEFSAAWKQLAAKDPKGFDKAQHDYIKTTHYDAGAANIKKATGIDLDKRSAALRDVAWSTSVQHGPGKADDIFKKALNGRDPAKVSDEQLIKDIYAERGRTNASGTLVHFSGSSKDVQKGVANRFKSEAKDALAMLKQEKSGTTTKPANTNTGVVPPSVNNGSKPGTTEGKPTTQGTNTSKPTTEAAPANTEQVAPSKDKPAVHVKVPYYSQFENGHGYTASDTACFKAATAMARDSGATVLGPDRRIQVGKSENGVGALNVDSKKAAEGRSYIDKQLEAGKPVVVGVSHKDASYNADGLTDHFVTITGRGVDDKGRTYYTFHDPGTKNASTGKDTNPNNRFYVDDKTGNMYRPGKAANGYVTERHYDVAMVRINK; translated from the coding sequence GTGACCGTCTCCAACATCCGCGTCAATTCGGGCGACACGCTTTCCGGCCTCGCGAAGCGCTACAACACGACCGTTGACGCGCTGGCCAAGGCGAACAACATCAAGGATCCGAACAAGATCCTGGCCGGCCAGACGCTGAAGGTGCAGGACGGCTTCGACACGAAGGGCACCAACAAGTCGAGCGCGGGGACGAAGACGTCGGGCGACAGCTTCACGCAGTCCACGGACGGCGCGAAGGCGACCACGCCCGCCGCGAACACGAACTCCAGCAGCGCGACCAACGGGGAGTTGGGTGGGCTGAGCCGCAAGTACGAGGCTCGCGGCCCCGGCACCGTGTCCACGGGCAAGGGTGACAAGGGCGGCGTGTCCTACGGCTCCTACCAGTTCGCCTCCGCGAACGGGTCCGCGCAGTCGTTCGTCAACTCGCTGAAGAAGACGAACCCGGAGTTCCACAAGGCGCTGTCGGGCAGCAAGCCGGGCACTGCGGAGTTCTCCGCCGCGTGGAAGCAGCTGGCCGCGAAGGACCCGAAGGGCTTCGACAAGGCGCAGCACGACTACATCAAGACCACGCACTACGACGCGGGCGCCGCCAACATCAAGAAGGCGACGGGCATCGACCTGGACAAGCGCTCCGCTGCGCTGCGGGACGTGGCCTGGTCCACCTCCGTGCAGCACGGCCCGGGCAAGGCGGACGACATCTTCAAGAAGGCGCTCAACGGGCGCGACCCCGCGAAGGTGAGCGACGAGCAGCTCATCAAGGACATCTACGCCGAGCGCGGCCGCACCAACGCCAGCGGCACCCTGGTGCACTTCTCCGGCAGCTCCAAGGACGTGCAGAAGGGCGTGGCCAACCGATTCAAGTCGGAGGCGAAGGACGCCCTCGCGATGCTGAAGCAGGAGAAGTCGGGCACCACGACCAAGCCGGCCAACACCAACACGGGCGTGGTTCCCCCGTCCGTGAACAACGGTTCGAAGCCGGGCACCACGGAAGGCAAGCCCACGACGCAGGGCACGAACACCTCCAAGCCCACCACGGAGGCGGCCCCCGCGAACACGGAGCAGGTGGCCCCGTCCAAGGACAAGCCGGCGGTGCACGTGAAGGTGCCGTACTACAGCCAGTTCGAGAACGGCCACGGCTACACCGCGAGCGACACGGCGTGCTTCAAGGCCGCGACGGCGATGGCGCGTGACTCCGGCGCGACCGTGCTGGGCCCGGACCGCCGCATTCAGGTGGGCAAGAGCGAGAACGGCGTCGGCGCGCTCAACGTGGACTCGAAGAAGGCCGCCGAGGGCCGCAGCTACATCGACAAGCAGCTGGAGGCCGGCAAGCCGGTGGTCGTGGGCGTGAGCCACAAGGACGCGAGCTACAACGCGGACGGCCTCACGGACCACTTCGTGACCATCACGGGCCGCGGCGTCGACGACAAGGGCCGCACCTACTACACGTTCCACGACCCGGGCACGAAGAACGCCAGCACGGGCAAGGACACGAACCCGAACAACCGCTTCTACGTGGATGACAAGACCGGGAACATGTACCGCCCCGGCAAGGCCGCGAACGGCTACGTGACCGAGCGCCACTACGACGTGGCCATGGTGCGCATCAACAAGTAG
- a CDS encoding antibiotic biosynthesis monooxygenase family protein, whose product MIAVIFEVWTHESHRQRYLDLAAELRPLLADIDGFISIERFQSLSTPGKLLSLSYWRDEAAVAEWRRQEAHREAQREGRGGVFSDYRLRVAHVVRDYGLKDRAAVPADSRTVHD is encoded by the coding sequence ATGATTGCTGTCATCTTCGAGGTCTGGACACACGAGTCGCATCGGCAGCGATACCTGGACCTCGCGGCGGAGCTGCGGCCCCTGCTGGCGGACATCGACGGCTTCATCTCCATCGAGCGGTTCCAGAGCCTCAGCACACCTGGGAAGCTGCTGTCCCTGTCCTACTGGCGCGACGAGGCGGCGGTGGCGGAGTGGCGGCGCCAGGAGGCCCACCGTGAAGCCCAGCGCGAAGGCCGAGGAGGCGTGTTCAGCGACTACCGCCTGCGGGTGGCGCACGTCGTGAGGGATTACGGCTTGAAGGACCGGGCGGCCGTGCCCGCCGACAGTCGCACCGTGCACGACTGA
- a CDS encoding LysR family transcriptional regulator: protein MPPRKLQRHLVWLESFTAAVEAGSIDAAAEHLGVARSVVSEHIRALEEALADGAALLERGPGRRLQLSARGERLYAGTQTPLHQLDVKRLMDLARVEPTLRLGLNPTLSMSLLGGIAQDAAAADLKLVVGFGGSHELMRQVQTRQQDLALDFTPLPPHEGVDTESLLRMSFAVIAGPDSPLAKAHASRRTLDVKDLQGQRFVDWLRDDPYGGANSARFAAHGVSVTEVGRVESFLHLYELLRAYKACTIAPDVRPTQPFPADLHVWPLRELEPQVVEVVAVWPSGGLSPAVQAILDGVRRRLNKRR, encoded by the coding sequence ATGCCCCCGCGCAAGCTCCAGCGACATCTGGTCTGGCTCGAGTCCTTCACCGCCGCCGTGGAGGCAGGCAGCATCGACGCCGCCGCGGAGCACCTGGGCGTCGCCCGCTCCGTCGTGAGCGAGCACATCCGCGCCCTGGAGGAAGCGCTCGCGGATGGCGCCGCCCTGCTGGAGCGGGGGCCTGGCCGGCGCCTGCAACTGTCCGCGCGTGGAGAGCGCCTCTACGCGGGCACCCAGACGCCGCTGCACCAGCTGGACGTGAAGCGGCTGATGGACCTGGCCCGCGTGGAGCCCACCCTGCGCCTGGGCCTCAACCCCACGCTGTCCATGTCGCTGCTGGGCGGCATCGCGCAGGACGCCGCCGCCGCCGACCTCAAGCTGGTGGTGGGCTTCGGCGGTTCGCACGAGCTCATGCGGCAGGTGCAGACGCGGCAGCAGGACCTGGCGCTCGACTTCACCCCCCTGCCTCCGCACGAGGGCGTGGACACCGAGTCCCTGCTGCGCATGTCCTTCGCGGTCATCGCGGGGCCCGACTCCCCGCTCGCGAAGGCGCACGCCTCCCGCCGCACCCTGGATGTGAAGGACCTCCAGGGTCAGCGCTTCGTGGACTGGTTGCGGGACGACCCCTACGGCGGAGCCAACAGCGCGCGCTTCGCAGCGCACGGCGTCTCCGTCACCGAGGTCGGCCGGGTGGAGAGCTTCCTCCACCTCTACGAGCTGCTTCGCGCGTACAAGGCCTGCACCATCGCCCCGGACGTGCGCCCCACCCAGCCGTTCCCCGCGGATCTCCACGTCTGGCCCCTGCGCGAACTGGAGCCCCAGGTCGTGGAGGTGGTAGCCGTCTGGCCCTCCGGAGGCCTCAGCCCCGCCGTCCAGGCCATCCTCGACGGGGTGCGTCGCCGCCTGAATAAACGACGATAA
- a CDS encoding M1 family metallopeptidase gives MRLLPLLALVVLTVRCAHAPEAAPTASAPPAVSWPEALPPALRLPDTVRPVHYALDLKLVPSEDTYPGSVTIDVEVREPVRQVWLHAQDVDVTRARVTVAGRTFDAKPVTAPEGRLGLLLPEELPVGKAQLLLDFTGKVDRERSQGIYGVEEGGEPYLYTFFEPIDARRAFPCFDEPTFKVPWRLRFTVKAGHVALANHPVVSREPLADGLERVTFAESKPMPSYLVAFMVGPFDVVEAGTVGRTNVPLRFIVPKGRGAETRYAASITPRIVKGLEDFFDQPYPYEKLDVAVVPRYWGTMEHPGIVALGQPLTLIPPGEETLARRKSYAVIANHELGHYWFGDVVTCSWWNDIWLNESFTAWLDRQTVDRLEPSWDYQQERAMSATRSALASDELASALPVRKPVESNDDIVGSFDNGTTYDKGSSVIAMYEAWMGPERFRDFLRGYVRKHAWKVATMEDFLADLSQAAGPEVAQSFGGFIERSGAPRITARLSCPAGGAPSVKLSQERYLPVGSKADSRQEWQVPVCLRVGTGTQSSRVCSMLQGPSAEVALPSKQCPAWVLLNAGGTGYYRSGYTREQLTKLLATPVAAFTPAEQMALWADVDAAVSRGDLPLGEALKSVPASAKSTNRLVVQSGASLLELVRLEQLTPEERQRFRAWVASLYSARARAMGWVPKPGEDDSVKDSRSLFLRLAGGLGDDPRLVKEALPLVRAWLADRKSVDPEAFSAALPRAATHGDAALFDALLKAAKKEQDRTERSRLLMSLGYFRNPELLWRALGLVVSPDFDVRDSQSILRMALMLPESQSLAWNFYQTHFDALTQRLRSDELGRLIGQTGSLCDDIHLAQVETFLTPRVDKIEGGPRALTRALESIRLCIESQKLQSPSVKAFLRAR, from the coding sequence ATGCGACTGCTCCCACTCCTCGCCCTGGTGGTGTTGACCGTCCGCTGCGCCCACGCGCCGGAGGCCGCGCCGACTGCTTCCGCGCCGCCCGCCGTTTCGTGGCCGGAGGCCCTGCCCCCCGCGCTGCGGTTGCCAGACACCGTGCGGCCCGTGCACTACGCGCTGGACCTGAAGCTCGTGCCCTCGGAGGACACGTACCCGGGCAGCGTCACCATCGACGTGGAGGTCCGCGAGCCCGTGCGCCAGGTGTGGCTGCATGCGCAGGACGTGGACGTGACGCGGGCTCGTGTCACCGTGGCGGGTCGCACGTTCGATGCGAAGCCTGTCACCGCGCCCGAAGGACGTCTGGGATTGCTCCTGCCGGAGGAACTGCCGGTGGGCAAGGCGCAGCTCCTGCTCGACTTCACCGGCAAGGTGGACCGTGAGCGCAGCCAGGGCATCTACGGGGTGGAGGAGGGCGGTGAGCCCTACCTCTACACGTTCTTCGAACCCATCGACGCGCGCCGTGCCTTCCCGTGCTTCGACGAGCCGACCTTCAAGGTGCCGTGGCGCCTGCGCTTCACCGTGAAGGCCGGACACGTGGCGCTGGCCAACCATCCCGTCGTGTCGCGCGAGCCTCTGGCGGACGGACTGGAGCGCGTCACCTTCGCGGAAAGCAAGCCGATGCCCAGCTACCTCGTGGCCTTCATGGTGGGGCCGTTCGACGTGGTGGAGGCCGGCACCGTGGGACGCACGAACGTGCCGCTGCGCTTCATCGTCCCCAAGGGCCGGGGCGCGGAGACGCGCTACGCCGCGAGCATCACACCTCGCATCGTGAAGGGACTGGAGGACTTCTTCGACCAGCCCTATCCGTACGAGAAGCTCGATGTGGCGGTCGTGCCCCGGTACTGGGGCACCATGGAGCACCCGGGCATCGTCGCGCTCGGGCAGCCGCTCACGCTCATTCCGCCCGGTGAGGAGACGCTGGCCCGCCGCAAGTCGTACGCGGTCATCGCCAACCATGAGCTGGGCCACTACTGGTTCGGGGACGTCGTCACCTGCTCCTGGTGGAACGACATCTGGCTGAACGAGTCCTTCACCGCGTGGTTGGACCGGCAGACCGTGGACCGGCTGGAGCCGTCCTGGGACTACCAGCAGGAGCGCGCCATGTCCGCGACCCGCTCCGCCCTGGCGTCGGATGAGCTGGCGTCGGCGCTGCCCGTTCGCAAGCCGGTGGAGAGCAATGACGACATCGTGGGCTCGTTCGACAACGGGACGACGTATGACAAGGGCTCGTCCGTCATCGCCATGTACGAGGCCTGGATGGGGCCCGAGCGCTTCCGCGACTTCCTCCGGGGCTATGTCCGCAAGCACGCGTGGAAGGTCGCGACGATGGAGGACTTCCTCGCGGACCTGTCCCAGGCGGCGGGGCCGGAGGTGGCGCAATCCTTCGGCGGGTTCATCGAGCGGAGTGGGGCGCCTCGGATCACCGCGCGGCTGTCGTGCCCGGCGGGCGGTGCTCCGTCCGTGAAGCTGTCGCAGGAGCGGTACCTGCCCGTGGGCTCCAAGGCGGACTCGCGGCAGGAATGGCAGGTGCCCGTGTGTCTTCGCGTGGGCACGGGCACGCAGTCGTCGCGGGTGTGCTCGATGTTGCAGGGGCCGTCCGCGGAGGTCGCGCTGCCCTCGAAGCAGTGCCCGGCGTGGGTGCTGCTCAACGCGGGCGGCACGGGTTACTACCGCAGCGGTTACACCCGCGAGCAGTTGACGAAGCTGCTCGCGACTCCGGTCGCCGCCTTCACTCCCGCGGAGCAGATGGCGCTCTGGGCGGATGTGGATGCGGCGGTGAGCCGGGGCGACCTGCCGCTGGGGGAGGCGCTGAAGTCGGTGCCTGCCTCCGCGAAGTCGACGAACCGGCTCGTGGTGCAGAGCGGTGCCTCGCTGCTGGAACTCGTGCGCCTGGAGCAGCTCACGCCCGAGGAGCGCCAGCGCTTCCGCGCGTGGGTGGCCTCGCTCTACTCGGCGCGCGCGCGGGCCATGGGTTGGGTGCCGAAGCCGGGCGAGGACGACTCCGTGAAGGATTCACGCTCCCTGTTCCTCCGGCTGGCCGGTGGTCTGGGCGATGACCCTCGGCTGGTGAAGGAGGCGCTGCCCCTGGTGCGCGCATGGCTGGCGGACCGGAAGTCGGTGGACCCGGAGGCGTTCAGTGCCGCGCTGCCCCGAGCGGCGACGCACGGCGATGCGGCGCTGTTCGACGCGCTGCTGAAAGCGGCGAAGAAGGAACAGGACCGCACCGAGCGCTCCCGGCTGCTGATGTCGCTGGGCTACTTCCGGAACCCGGAGCTGTTGTGGCGGGCGCTGGGGCTCGTGGTGTCGCCGGACTTCGATGTGCGGGACTCGCAGAGCATCCTCCGGATGGCGTTGATGTTGCCGGAGTCGCAGTCGCTGGCGTGGAACTTCTATCAGACGCACTTCGATGCGCTGACCCAGCGGCTGCGTTCGGATGAGCTGGGTCGGCTGATTGGCCAGACGGGGAGCCTCTGCGATGACATCCACCTGGCGCAGGTGGAGACGTTCCTCACGCCCCGCGTGGACAAGATTGAAGGCGGACCGCGCGCGCTCACCCGGGCCCTGGAGTCCATCCGGCTGTGCATCGAGTCCCAGAAGCTCCAGTCCCCGAGCGTCAAGGCGTTCCTCCGCGCCCGGTGA
- a CDS encoding aromatic amino acid hydroxylase, protein MTPTERTIARLPAHLRRYVVGQDYAAYTPRDQAVWRHILGQLREHLSDKAHPVYLEGLEATGIGAEAIPSLDEMNEKLSTLGWSCVAVRGFIPPAVFTELQALGVLAIAADIRTHEHIQYTPAPDIVHESAGHAPIIANARYAQYLKAVGLVGFKAIASVEDQAVFEAIRNLSVVKEDPTATEEEIAHAQARLEAANASHRYISESTRASRLYWWTAEYGLIGDLKHPRIYGAGLLSSIGEARHCLTSAVHKLPLGVACADTDYDITRMQPQLFVARDFEHLFEVLAEFESTLAWKRGGDLGLNEALRARTVNHLVLADGREVTGKVVELLPAAKDVAPGLSTALARLEGPILTSMNGHALDKPFSGAALVAFGQGTLPERGSFTLTLDSGLVLEGFAVGGGEVIALRGTLAGQELTLPSMARLYLTERLPSVAGGPADPGTWDEWFGEMDAFTAGDGEAQARERKAQALPPSLAALYTEVRRIRETGQLASERLEQIARASTDFPTDWLLRAEVAELRGEVPARREAAQA, encoded by the coding sequence ATGACGCCCACGGAACGGACCATTGCCCGCCTTCCCGCCCACCTGCGCCGCTACGTGGTGGGCCAGGACTACGCGGCGTACACGCCCCGGGATCAGGCGGTGTGGCGGCACATCCTGGGGCAGCTGCGCGAGCACCTGAGCGACAAGGCGCACCCCGTCTACCTGGAGGGCCTGGAGGCCACGGGCATTGGCGCGGAGGCCATCCCCAGCCTGGACGAGATGAACGAGAAGCTGTCCACGCTGGGCTGGTCCTGCGTGGCGGTGCGCGGCTTCATCCCGCCGGCCGTCTTCACGGAGCTGCAGGCGCTGGGCGTGCTGGCCATCGCGGCGGACATCCGCACGCACGAGCACATCCAGTACACGCCCGCGCCGGACATCGTCCATGAGAGCGCGGGCCACGCGCCCATCATCGCGAACGCGCGCTATGCCCAGTACCTCAAGGCCGTGGGGCTGGTGGGCTTCAAGGCCATCGCCAGCGTGGAGGACCAGGCCGTCTTCGAGGCCATCCGCAACCTCTCCGTGGTGAAGGAGGACCCCACCGCGACGGAGGAGGAGATCGCCCACGCCCAGGCCCGCCTGGAGGCCGCCAACGCCAGCCACCGCTACATCAGCGAGAGCACCCGCGCGAGCCGCCTGTACTGGTGGACCGCGGAGTACGGGCTGATTGGCGACCTGAAGCACCCGCGCATCTACGGCGCGGGCCTGCTGTCCAGCATCGGCGAGGCCCGGCACTGCCTGACGTCCGCCGTGCACAAGCTGCCCCTGGGCGTGGCGTGCGCGGACACGGACTACGACATCACCCGCATGCAGCCGCAGCTCTTCGTGGCGCGCGACTTCGAGCACCTCTTCGAAGTCCTGGCCGAGTTCGAGTCCACGCTCGCGTGGAAGCGCGGCGGAGACCTGGGCCTCAACGAGGCGCTGCGCGCGCGCACGGTCAACCACCTGGTGCTCGCGGACGGCCGCGAGGTGACGGGCAAGGTGGTGGAGCTGCTGCCCGCCGCGAAGGACGTGGCCCCGGGCCTGTCCACCGCGCTGGCCCGGCTGGAGGGCCCCATCCTCACGTCCATGAACGGGCACGCCCTGGACAAGCCGTTCAGCGGCGCGGCGCTGGTCGCCTTTGGCCAGGGCACCCTTCCGGAGCGCGGGAGCTTCACGCTCACGCTCGACAGCGGGCTGGTGCTGGAGGGCTTCGCGGTGGGCGGCGGAGAGGTGATTGCCCTGCGCGGCACGCTGGCCGGCCAGGAGCTGACGCTGCCGTCCATGGCGCGCCTGTACCTGACGGAGCGGCTGCCGTCCGTGGCGGGCGGCCCCGCCGACCCGGGCACGTGGGACGAGTGGTTCGGAGAGATGGACGCCTTCACCGCGGGCGACGGCGAGGCCCAGGCGCGCGAGCGCAAGGCGCAGGCCCTGCCCCCGTCGCTGGCCGCCCTCTACACGGAGGTGCGCCGCATCCGCGAGACGGGACAGCTGGCCTCCGAGCGGCTGGAGCAGATCGCCCGCGCGTCCACGGACTTCCCCACCGACTGGCTCCTGCGCGCAGAGGTCGCGGAGCTGCGCGGCGAGGTGCCCGCGCGGCGCGAGGCGGCGCAGGCGTAG
- a CDS encoding HmuY family protein — protein MSNPEGAVRKRGARWFGMGALAALALAVVAPGCSSDECVDAFDCRDEGAAPAGKAWTCNADKKCEQRTLTPTEEPETDAGTTTDAGTTPDAGTTTDAGTGGETDAGTETDAGTPPADGGAELCRNAVACTEQSIDKLRLRTVGSDGGVIEEGTTAGEHLTYLDGRGGGTAVPDSYTYARFTATGLEKVYIDDQSSLDSTAWDVAVRRYVVRFNSGVSGPSCVTVAQTADGTTFESVTSVPTDAQFVAENYYTPDTCTFTGDSFGLQSPATQTLSYWDYASCLQMTNKVYLVQLADGRHVKLQVKDFYEPAIQEECNTTGKVSSTASSGSIRLRWSFLP, from the coding sequence GCGGTCCGGAAGCGCGGTGCACGGTGGTTCGGCATGGGGGCCCTGGCGGCCCTCGCGCTGGCCGTGGTGGCGCCGGGATGCAGCAGCGACGAGTGCGTGGATGCGTTCGACTGCCGCGATGAGGGCGCGGCCCCCGCGGGCAAGGCATGGACCTGCAACGCGGACAAGAAGTGCGAGCAGCGCACCCTGACGCCGACCGAAGAGCCTGAGACGGACGCGGGCACCACCACTGACGCCGGGACGACCCCCGACGCGGGCACCACCACCGACGCGGGCACGGGCGGCGAGACGGACGCGGGCACGGAGACCGACGCGGGCACGCCTCCCGCGGATGGCGGCGCGGAGCTGTGCCGCAACGCCGTGGCCTGCACGGAGCAGAGCATCGACAAGCTCCGGCTCCGCACGGTCGGCTCCGACGGCGGCGTGATTGAAGAGGGCACGACGGCGGGCGAGCACCTCACGTACCTGGATGGCCGCGGGGGTGGCACGGCGGTGCCGGACTCGTACACCTACGCGCGCTTCACGGCGACGGGCCTGGAGAAGGTCTACATCGATGATCAGTCCTCGCTGGATTCGACCGCGTGGGACGTCGCGGTGCGCCGGTACGTCGTCCGCTTCAACAGCGGCGTGTCCGGCCCGTCGTGCGTGACCGTGGCGCAGACGGCGGACGGCACGACGTTCGAGTCGGTGACCTCCGTGCCCACGGATGCGCAGTTCGTTGCGGAGAACTACTACACGCCCGACACCTGCACGTTCACCGGGGACTCGTTTGGCCTTCAGAGCCCGGCGACCCAGACCCTCTCGTACTGGGACTACGCTTCCTGCCTGCAGATGACGAACAAGGTCTACCTGGTCCAGCTGGCGGACGGCCGTCACGTGAAGCTGCAGGTCAAGGACTTCTATGAGCCCGCGATCCAGGAGGAGTGCAACACGACGGGCAAGGTGAGCTCGACGGCCAGCTCAGGGTCGATCCGCCTGCGGTGGTCCTTCCTGCCGTGA
- a CDS encoding SDR family oxidoreductase produces the protein MSNLQGKTLFITGASRGIGKAIALRAARDGANIVIAAKTTDPHPKLPGTIYTAAKEIEEAGGKALPCVVDIRDEAQIHAAVAKAVETFGGIDILVNNASAISLTGTLETPLKRFDLMHGINTRGTFACSQACIPYLKKSSNPHILNNSPPLNMEPRWFGPHVAYTIAKYGMSLCALGMAEELKDDGIAVNTLWPRTVIATAAVQNLLGGDDTIKGSRTPEIMADAAYTILTKPSRSFTGNFCIDDEVLRAAGVTNLDKYQSVPGAELLPDFFL, from the coding sequence ATGTCCAACCTCCAAGGCAAGACCCTCTTCATCACCGGCGCCAGCCGCGGCATCGGCAAGGCCATCGCGCTGCGCGCGGCCCGCGACGGCGCCAACATCGTCATCGCGGCGAAAACCACGGACCCGCACCCCAAGCTGCCCGGCACCATCTACACGGCGGCGAAGGAGATTGAAGAGGCCGGCGGCAAGGCCCTCCCCTGCGTGGTGGACATCCGCGACGAGGCGCAGATCCACGCCGCCGTCGCCAAGGCCGTGGAGACCTTCGGCGGCATCGACATCCTGGTGAACAACGCCAGCGCCATCAGTCTCACCGGCACCCTGGAGACGCCGCTCAAGCGCTTCGACCTGATGCACGGCATCAACACGCGCGGCACCTTCGCGTGCTCGCAGGCGTGCATCCCGTACCTCAAGAAGTCCTCCAACCCGCACATCCTCAACAACTCGCCGCCGCTCAACATGGAGCCGCGCTGGTTCGGCCCCCACGTGGCCTACACCATCGCGAAGTACGGCATGAGCCTGTGCGCGCTGGGCATGGCGGAGGAGCTCAAGGACGACGGCATTGCCGTCAACACGCTGTGGCCCCGCACCGTCATCGCCACCGCCGCCGTGCAGAACCTGCTGGGCGGCGACGACACCATCAAGGGCAGCCGCACGCCGGAGATCATGGCCGACGCCGCCTACACCATCCTCACCAAGCCCAGCCGCTCCTTCACCGGCAACTTCTGCATCGACGATGAAGTGCTGCGCGCCGCCGGCGTCACCAACCTGGACAAGTACCAGTCCGTTCCCGGCGCGGAGCTGCTGCCCGACTTCTTCCTCTAG